DNA from Streptomyces rishiriensis:
CCCCGGCCCCCTCCGCACCAACTTCCCCCCAACCTCGTCGGTCTCGACGACCACCCATGGGAGCGCTTCCATGCCTGAGCCCCTTTCTCCGGTGACCTTCCCGCCCGCCTTCCTCTGGGGCGCCGCGACCTCCGCGTACCAGATCGAGGGGGCGGTGCGGGAGGGCGGCCGAACCCCCTCGATCTGGGACACCTTCAGCCATACACCCGGCAAGACGGCCGGTGGCGAAACCGGTGACATCGCTGTCGACCACTACCACCGCTACCGCGACGACGTGGCGCTGATGGCGGAGCTCGGCCTGTCCGCGTACCGCTTCTCGATCTCCTGGTCCCGGGTCCAGCCGACCGGCCGGGGCCCCGCGGTCCAGGTGGGCCTGGACTTCTACCGCCGTCTGGTGGACGAGCTGCTGGCGGCGGGCATCAAGCCGGCCGTCACCCTCTACCACTGGGACCTTCCCCAGGAGCTGGAGGACGCGGGCGGCTGGCCGGAGCGGGACACGGCGCTCCGGTTCGCGGAGTACGCGCAGATCGTCGGCGAGGCGCTCGGCGACCGCGTGGAGAACTGGATCACGCTGAACGAGCCGTGGTGCAGCGCGTTCCTGGGTTACGCGTCCGGTGTGCACGCGCCGGGCCGTACCGAGCCGGTGGCCTCGCTGAAGGCGGCGCACCACCTGAACCTGGCGCACGGGCTGGGCACCTCGGCGCTGCGTGCGGCGATGCCGGCCCGCAACCAGGTGGCGATCAGCCTCAACTCCTCGGTGGTCCGCCCGCTCTCCCCGGGCGAGCCGGCGGACCTGGCCGCGGTGCAGAAGATCGACGACCTGGCCAACGGCGTCTTCCACGGACCGATCCTGCGGGGCGCCTACCCGGAGACCCTGCTGGCGGCGACCTCGTCGCTGACGGACTGGTCGTACGTCCTCGACGGCGATCTGCGCGCCATCCACCAGCCGCTGGACGCGCTGGGCCTGAACTACTACACGCCCACGCTGGTCTCGGCGGCGGACGCGTCGGTGCGGGGCCCGCGCTCGGACGGCCACGGCGCGAGCGACCACTCGCCGTGGCCGGGCGCGGACGACGTGGCCTTCCACCTGACCCCGGGCGACCGTACGGAGATGGGCTGGTCCATCGACCCAACGGGTCTGCACGACCTGATCATGCGCTACACGGCGGAGGCGCCGGGCCTGCCCCTCTACATCACGGAGAACGGCGCGGCCTACGACGACAAGCCCGACTCGGACGGCCGTGTCCACGACCCCGAGCGCATCGCCTATCTGCACGGCCACCTCTCGGCGGTCCGGCAGGCGATCGCGGACGGCGCGGACGTGCGGGGCTACTACCTCTGGTCGCTCCTGGACAACTTCGAGTGGGCGTACGGCTACGAGAAGCGGTTCGGCGCGGTCTACGTGGACTACGCGACGCTGACCCGTACGCCGAAGTCGAGCGCCCTCTGGTACAGCCAGGCGGCCCGCACGGGCACCCTGGCGCCGACCGAGACCGACTGACCCGGGGGAGCGGGGAGAGGGCGCGGCGGGCCGGGGGGCCTGCCGCGCCCTTCGCCGGGTGTCGGCTTTCGTCGGTGAGCGCCGACGGCCGGACCCCGGTCGTCACGGACGCACCGAGCCGGACCGTGCGTGCTGTGGCGCCCTTCCGGCCGGGGTCACGCCGAAGTCGCCGTCCGGAGCTCGCGCGGAGGCGCTCGGGTGGGTCAGCCCTTGTTGGCGCCGAGCGTGAGACCGCTGACGAACTGGCGCTGGAGCGCGAAGTAGACGATCAGGGTGGGGATCGCGGTGAGCAGGGCGCCGGCGGCGACCAGGTTGGGGTCGGTGAAGTACTGGCCGGACAGGTTGTTGAGGGCCGAGGTGATCGGCATGTTGTCGCCGGTGGAGATCAGCACGATCGCCCAGAAGAAGTCGTTGTAGATCCAGATGGACAGCAGGGTCGCCAGGGCGGCCATCGCGGGCTTGCACAGCGGCAGCACGATCTGCCAGTACAGCCGCCAGACGGACGCGCCGTCCACCAGCGCGGCCTCGGTCAGCTCGTGCGGCAGCGAGCGCATGTAGTTGCTGAGTACGAAGGCGCAGAAGCCGGACTGGAACGCCACGTGGATCAGGACCAGGCCGAGCGCGGAGTCGTAGAGCTTGCCGCTGACGGTGATGCCCGGCAGGTCGACCAGCAGATACAGGCGGTACAGCGGGGTGATGATCACCTGCTGCGGCAGCAGGTTGCCGGCCGTGAACACCAGGAGCAGGAACAGGTTGACCCGGAAGTCGAAGCGGCTGACGTAGAACGCCACGCACGACGACAGGAAGAGGGTCACCAGCACGGCCGGGACCGCGATCAGCAGGGTGTTCCCGAAGTAGTGCAGCATGTCCGACTGCTGGAACGCGTCGGTGAAGTTGTCGAGGCTCAGCTTGTCGGGCCAGGACACGTAGCCCTTCTCGCTGGTCTCCGCATAGGGGCGCAGGGCCGCGTACAGGGCCCACAGCAGGGGTGCCAGCCAGGCCAGGGACGTCACGACGAGGAACGTGTGCAGCAGGACCCGGGCGGGACGGACGGGGGTGCGCTGCTTGGCCGCGAGGGTCGCGCTCATGCTCGCCGCTCCTTCCGGAAGGTCGCGATCAGGTACGGGACGATCACGGCCAGGGAGATGACCAGCAGGACGACGGCGATGGCCGATCCGTATCCGATGCGGCTGGACTCGCCGATGATGTTGTTGGTGACCAGGATCGAGAGCAGCTCGGTCCCCTGGGCGCCCTTGTTGAAGACGAAGACCAGGTCGAAGGCGCGCAGCGCCTCGATGATCGTGACGACCAGGACGACGGTGTTGGTGGGGCGCAGGGTCGGGAAGACGACGTTCCTGAACGTCTGCCACTCGTTCGCGCCGTCCAGCGCCGAGGCCTCGCGCAGGGCCGGGTCGACGCTCTTCAGGCCGGCCAGGTAGAGGATCATCATGTAGCCGGCGTGCCGCCAGGAGGCGGCGACGAGGACGGCCCAGAGGTTGAGGTCGGGGTCGCCGATCCAGTCGATGTAGTGGCCCGGCTCGTTGGCCCCGACGAGGCTGTTGATCAGGCCCGTGTCCGGGTTGTAGACCAGCTGCCAGACGAAGCCCGTCACGGCCAGCGAGACCACGACCGGCAGGAAGAACGCGGTCTGGTAGACCCGGCTGAACCGGATCCGCTTGTCGAGCTGGACCGCCAGGAAGAGCCCGAACGGCGTCGGGATCAGGATGAGCACGACGAACCAGATGACGTTGTGCTGGACGGCGGGCCAGAACTGCGGGTTGTCGGAGAACAACTGCTTGAAGTTGTCGAGCCCCACCCACGTGATGGAGCCGAAGCCGATGCCGTCCCAGCTGGTGAAGGCCAGGGCGATCGAGGCCAGCGCGGTGACCCAGACGAGGGTCACGTGCAGGACGGTGGGCACGCCGGCCATCAGGCCGAGCGTGATGCGGTCGCGGCGGGTCAGCAGGCGCCGGTGGCCCTGCGGAGCGCGCTTCTTCGGGGTCGCGGGGCCCGCAGGCGGCTCGGCGGCCGCCTGCGGGATCTTCGTGGTCGTTCCGGAGCTCATGTGTCGGTGCTCATCCGTCTCGGACGACGCGTCTCAGCCGGACGCGAAGATCGTCTTCTTCTGACGCTCGATGGACGTCAGCAGGCCGTCGATCCCCTTGGGGTCGCGGACGAACTTCTGGAGCGCGGGCTGCATCACCGTGGAGGTGAAGTCCGGGCGGCTGTCACGGTCCATGAACTGCGTGAGGTGCTTGGCGCCGCTGATCATCGCGTACGCCTTCTTCTGGAGCGCGGTGTACGAGGAGGTGTCGGCCTTGGAGGAGGCGGCCACGACGCTCGGGTCCGCCTTGAGGTAGATCG
Protein-coding regions in this window:
- a CDS encoding carbohydrate ABC transporter permease, producing MSSGTTTKIPQAAAEPPAGPATPKKRAPQGHRRLLTRRDRITLGLMAGVPTVLHVTLVWVTALASIALAFTSWDGIGFGSITWVGLDNFKQLFSDNPQFWPAVQHNVIWFVVLILIPTPFGLFLAVQLDKRIRFSRVYQTAFFLPVVVSLAVTGFVWQLVYNPDTGLINSLVGANEPGHYIDWIGDPDLNLWAVLVAASWRHAGYMMILYLAGLKSVDPALREASALDGANEWQTFRNVVFPTLRPTNTVVLVVTIIEALRAFDLVFVFNKGAQGTELLSILVTNNIIGESSRIGYGSAIAVVLLVISLAVIVPYLIATFRKERRA
- a CDS encoding carbohydrate ABC transporter permease; its protein translation is MSATLAAKQRTPVRPARVLLHTFLVVTSLAWLAPLLWALYAALRPYAETSEKGYVSWPDKLSLDNFTDAFQQSDMLHYFGNTLLIAVPAVLVTLFLSSCVAFYVSRFDFRVNLFLLLVFTAGNLLPQQVIITPLYRLYLLVDLPGITVSGKLYDSALGLVLIHVAFQSGFCAFVLSNYMRSLPHELTEAALVDGASVWRLYWQIVLPLCKPAMAALATLLSIWIYNDFFWAIVLISTGDNMPITSALNNLSGQYFTDPNLVAAGALLTAIPTLIVYFALQRQFVSGLTLGANKG
- a CDS encoding GH1 family beta-glucosidase, with amino-acid sequence MPEPLSPVTFPPAFLWGAATSAYQIEGAVREGGRTPSIWDTFSHTPGKTAGGETGDIAVDHYHRYRDDVALMAELGLSAYRFSISWSRVQPTGRGPAVQVGLDFYRRLVDELLAAGIKPAVTLYHWDLPQELEDAGGWPERDTALRFAEYAQIVGEALGDRVENWITLNEPWCSAFLGYASGVHAPGRTEPVASLKAAHHLNLAHGLGTSALRAAMPARNQVAISLNSSVVRPLSPGEPADLAAVQKIDDLANGVFHGPILRGAYPETLLAATSSLTDWSYVLDGDLRAIHQPLDALGLNYYTPTLVSAADASVRGPRSDGHGASDHSPWPGADDVAFHLTPGDRTEMGWSIDPTGLHDLIMRYTAEAPGLPLYITENGAAYDDKPDSDGRVHDPERIAYLHGHLSAVRQAIADGADVRGYYLWSLLDNFEWAYGYEKRFGAVYVDYATLTRTPKSSALWYSQAARTGTLAPTETD